The genomic interval CACTGCAAAGGCTGTTTGGAAAGGCAGTCTCCACACCAGCGGTATCCGACTTCGCAATGCACAGGCACGGGGTTGTCCGGCTGCTTGCGCTGAAGGTCAGGGTCCATCTTCCGCTGAAGACGCGGACAGATCTTCCGCTGAAAATACCGATTCATTTTCCGCTGAAGATTCCGGCGCGTCTTCTGCTGAAGGCGCTTCTTCCGCTGAAGACGCACAATCTTCTTCTGCCGCCCCTCGGCCCTCAATCGGCCGACCGTCCGGCCGCGCGAAGTAGTAGCCTTCGGCGGTCGCCCGCAGCCTGAACCCGCCTTCATGCATCTGCCTGTGGTGATGGCTGCAGAGCAGGATCAGATTATCGAGGGAGGTTTCTCCGCCGTCGCACCAGTGCTGAATATGGTGGGCGTCCAGCCAGCGGCTGTGATGACAGCCGGGAAACCGGCAGCTTCGGTCCCGCGCCGCCAGGGCCCGGCGGATGGCGGTAGGCACGGTGCGCTGTTTGCGGCCCACATCCAGTATTTTCTGGCCGTCCTTGAGGATCGGCACCAGAGCGCCTTCACAGCACAGACGCCGGATGGTGGGTAAGGGCAGATCCGCTTGGCCGCCGGCGCCGGACAAAGCCTGAGCGTCTACATGCACCAGGACCTGATAGTCGGCGGCCGTCGAGTCAGCGGCCGGGGTTGAACCGCCATCCGCCGCCCTCCCCGCGCAACCAGCTCCATAAACGCATCCGCCCGGGCGGCTGCGGTACCTCGAGCAGGATCTTCCGGCAGCGTCTCCACCATCTGCGTCAGTACCTGTTCTACCAGAGCAAAAGCCTCGGCCGGCAGTTTCACCA from Pseudomonadales bacterium carries:
- a CDS encoding HNH endonuclease, which encodes MHVDAQALSGAGGQADLPLPTIRRLCCEGALVPILKDGQKILDVGRKQRTVPTAIRRALAARDRSCRFPGCHHSRWLDAHHIQHWCDGGETSLDNLILLCSHHHRQMHEGGFRLRATAEGYYFARPDGRPIEGRGAAEEDCASSAEEAPSAEDAPESSAENESVFSAEDLSASSAEDGP